ACGTGGGCATTGTTGTTGGAATATAGAGCAAGAAAGTAGGTTGAGTCAAGAAGAGGCTCAAACTCTGTAAGCTTGACCAAGAACATGGTGGTGTAGtaaatgtgaaaatgaaaatgaaggggAGAATGGTTagccttttcttttacaaacaGATCttagttcatatatatattaattaaactatgaaaaaaagattaaaaacaaAGGTAGTTAGAagtaaattaaacttttataattatttcatataattaaacgATTATCAAACCATGACCAATGAGAGATATAGTTGGGGTGTAGCCTTTCTCTCCTcaagtattttgtttgatgatttTCAAGACTTGGTGttgtgttttaaattaatagtatTTTTCACTCAATTTAGTTTCATAGAAGATGCCCTCATccttcttaaataaaaaaatattgagtcAAATCGTGCATATCATCCAGACAAACTAGAAATATGGAATCCAAGATCGGAGCTTTTAGTCCCATTTCAAAAACTTAgacttgatttttaaaaatattaatagaaagaaagatgtttatatgtttaatttatgaaatcgAAATACAAAAAGTCAAATGGATCTCAAACGGAGCATGAAAAAGACGTATAGACTATAATTGTGTTAAAAAGAGGATCAAGAGATCCTCAACCTTCATAATTAACATGGCTACTGCTGTATGCTGGAAGATTAatactaattcaaaatttaaaaagatataggGAATTAAagcttttaaatatatattctttagGCATTTTTGGATTTGGAAAAGGCAAcaacatgaaaattttattttgctaaaaTTCTTTTGTGATTATTCCAAAAACAATCCCAAATTTTGCTGTAAgatctaattttgaaaatacctTACAACTAAATCAAATtgctttttcttattttagcAACTAACCCAACTAGAAATAAGGAAACTTAAATCTCTAATAAGAATTAAGATACTGTTAACTAGAGACTTGTTCAAACACATCCAATATAATACTCTTAACTTAGTTTCAATATAATTGATCAACACACAAAATTTTACTCTTAATTTGGTCATTCTCTTCTTCCCCACGGCCAGGATTTACACTTAATTTCTTAGTATTACACAGAATGCTAATGTTTAGTCTTGAGAATTTGGACCCTTTTTTGGATGCAATATACATTCTATCTCGATTTGGTGAAAATGCTAACATTGAATGTTCCCCATCAATGTTTTCCCTAATAGTTCCTCATCATAACCTTGAATTGAATGTTGCCTTTCAAATGATGcctcaatttttcaattacttCTTCTCCAACAGAACTCACTCTTCAAAAATCCCCATTCAACCATTATTCAATACCATCAAACGCATGAAAGAATACCAAATCACTTCACTCTCCTTCTTTGTTCTCAAACTTCTTGATCGCTTAGTCCTCAAATTTTCCTCTCCCAGTAAGTTTAATgttctcattattatttttaattgattgcaCTAATAATCTTATAATTAAtcccttctcttttttcttcttaatttgattatttaggGAATGAGCTACCCTTGATTCGTAAATTTAGAATGAGGTGTGCAGTAAAGGAGGATATGGGAAACATTGATTTGGAAACCTTTGTTTCCATTGATTCACAACAATTCAGACGTGTTGTAACTGGGTGTCGTGATTACTTTGgtgatatatttgattaattttctttattatctgATCTctcatattaatatttttttggttagtAATTAGTTTGTTGTTGTATTTCACAGTTAGGGTTACTACAACGCATTCACACGTCAGGTTCTCTAATGAAATCAAGGAGTTCATTTTTGCTAGAGAGGTATGGTAAAGTATTTTTCACTCAAGAATCAAGTATCTATCtttctctaaaaataattgattggTGTGATGTAGGGAGGAGAATGCATAATGGAAGGTGttgggaaagggaaagggacTGAATTTCTGATCCCTATTTATCCAACTCATGTTTTCTATAATATCACTTTTCGAGCAAAAAGAGTATGGTTGTTCAAGTCTATTGATAAACTTGGTACTTTCATTGTTGCTCCTGTTGGACTCTTTGCTCGATTTGTCATCTATTTTCCTCTTGGATGacttgtagaaaaaaaaaatgtaatgctTTTGAATCGATTAgatcaataatataatcatCATCTTACCACATACCTGTgattacaatattattatattgtcACTTCTCTTCTAATTGCCAAactatatatacttaatataTTCTAGCTTCCAGCTTTTGCTCTTTTCTGCTTATTGTTCTTGAAGGGATCAGTTGATGTTTTCCGCTTATTAACTATAGTGTGCTTGGGTTAatcaaactcatttttatgTATAAAACTTAATGTGATTATGAAGAGTTCTAaactctttaaattttatgttaaaattaatgggtgaattagtgaaaattgaatcaaaagtaaaaaaagtaatttccacgtgatttttgtttaagttaATTAGGGTACCACAAAACAAatgtagatatatatatatttttgcctAAAATGATCAATAGAAGCATACcctttttaaataaacctAGGGCAAGTTTACATCCCTAAACTTTGTTAGATCTACATTATTATGGCATAAAATACATCCTAGTAATgcagatatatataaaaggttGATGTGAaagcatataatataatgggCCTAATTAATTAAGGGGCCTAAGTtgttaatataaaaagaagataatcaTCATGGACacaattgaaatttgaaattaaattggtGCTAGTGATGTTTAAACTCTAGAGAGATCGTAGGAGAGAATTTGAAGATGAAAGTTGACAAACTCACTCCTCTTGTAGATGCAATGTGTCTACTTTCTCAAGTTTTTAATGAAGCAGATGTGATATTCGCACCCACATTGATCTCCATAACTGCTTCTAACCCTTCTTTCGTTGCCTTCACTATAACAttacatattaaaaaacaatggttTACAGAATATTCAATCCATCGCCATCGAAGTTGGAGAATTTCCCTTCATTCCCTTCTCCAAGCTATGTATGCTGGTAGAAATTCTTCAAGAATGACCATTCGACTTCCCCCCATATCATCAACCAATTCCAGTGCCATGGTCCTAAAATTTTCCTCTTCAAGttagtatataatatatatgtattcaTCAATGATACATGTTCTTATAATCGTTTAATTCAAGATTAAg
This DNA window, taken from Cucumis sativus cultivar 9930 chromosome 6, Cucumber_9930_V3, whole genome shotgun sequence, encodes the following:
- the LOC116404781 gene encoding uncharacterized protein LOC116404781, with the protein product MLMFSLENLDPFLDAIYILSRFGENANIECSPSMFSLIVPHHNLELNVAFQMMPQFFNYFFSNRTHSSKIPIQPLFNTIKRMKEYQITSLSFFVLKLLDRLVLKFSSPRNELPLIRKFRMRCAVKEDMGNIDLETFVSIDSQQFRRVVTGCRDYFVRVTTTHSHVRFSNEIKEFIFAREGGECIMEGVGKGKGTEFLIPIYPTHVFYNITFRAKRVWLFKSIDKLGTFIVAPVGLFARFVIYFPLG